One Phocoena sinus isolate mPhoSin1 chromosome 13, mPhoSin1.pri, whole genome shotgun sequence DNA segment encodes these proteins:
- the LOC116764043 gene encoding LOW QUALITY PROTEIN: uncharacterized protein C2orf78-like (The sequence of the model RefSeq protein was modified relative to this genomic sequence to represent the inferred CDS: inserted 2 bases in 2 codons; deleted 1 base in 1 codon): MRRSAAATQTSSGVVSSSLVSAVDVFSSSLTTSENFQNPSLLGTLNSLQHSLPGVSNAPSLTGSVCNFSRVSAPAVSSASATGTSFHTLMGSAYLHQQSSTTMLSGVADQSQTSTSAASYLGVLDWDITGSTEKNSPSLGDLTLAVTDQHTAASSMFMAAQYDXTAETNNMVPLYPSLSARLAQGPPSQIPNQGHSLSLPYQEGSQVCYYNQGTLGSLLYGELGSCLQSYGSVSYTGSSAPVQPEVVMVLKEIQPTNIQPPASTSGIYYPVSAQAITETSFQGMETSLVMKNSLGFQPPSQTSCVTQTQELPRSCRSRNIQILESNPPPELGDISGTAPVQSASSLLALPPAPSQGQIESEHLEDIKTKLSKPLDAYRIPRENQEPPLLPLEIPDIHQLLACTDAPLSQEEQPGSENADRGKNSLNLEDVGTLENGMESRSGFADVTTLAEDIHLPQLFYSLKDLDQSKGPNVIKAKDTRAIEVNQVQEKPSVIKVPSAQRRKNKHKASEPISGAPKAKIQPKNPACLLGGEVLVCHAAVSDRAPVNTAKHSKGKPQKAASRKISKTKSHGQERTTRTRGRKKAEENKQSGNKVKAEEKPTIPQTKRKQQTGLIQENFKKPRTSLGMRMLEPVKVFHALGEENDKKTGLSSCRVLGNSSNPKHPQAPPAIQPWWHTPREGKSPEKTQVEAQKLDSSAEKECPSPSQYELPPPGKVKLIPLPFSAWDKPQARPAPRRPQSLSSHWPAVADRAQLASTNSAQPPAVSSSQPAPASLPGPAKPSQPTMTNXTQPRWTDHTQPSVPQSAAARPAPYKTSSCTSLQREPVPPAVTKRQSPPKLQTPFLLQDFSEQPVPWREPNVPEPVMSKPIEQEQRPEREAMKRRAQQERYNAAKYTSLGKLQFFIERKKEMEIADYYGYVK; the protein is encoded by the exons ATGCGCCGTTCAGCTGCAGCCACTCAGACATCCTCTGGTGTTGTCTCCTCATCCCTTGTATCTGCAGTtgatgttttctcttcttctctgaccacatcag aaaatttccaaaatcCATCTCTGCTTGGAACTCTGAATTCTCTGCAGCACTCTCTTCCTGGGGTGAGCAACGCACCTTCCCTAACAGGAAGTGTCTGCAACTTCTCCAGAGTCTCTGCTCCTGCCGTCAGTTCGGCATCAGCTACTGGTACCTCTTTCCACACACTCATGGGTAGCGCCTACCTTCACCAACAGTCTAGCACAACTATGTTATCTGGAGTTGCTGACCAGAGCCAGACCTCCACTTCAGCTGCTTCCTATCTGGGTGTTCTTGACTGGGACATCACAGGAAGCACTGAAAAGAATTCTCCTTCACTCGGAGACTTGACTCTGGCAGTCACTGACCAGCACACAGCTGCTTCCTCCATGTTTATGGCAGCCCAGTATG AAACTGCAGAAACCAATAACATGGTCCCTCTATATCCATCACTTTCTGCCAGGCTTGCTCAGGGACCACCATCTCAGATTCCAAACCAGGGACACAGCCTGTCACTTCCCTACCAGGAAGGAAGCCAGGTATGCTACTATAACCAAGGCACATTGGGGTCTCTACTGTATGGAGAACTTGGTTCCTGCCTGCAATCCTATGGCTCTGTGTCATACACAGGAAGTAGTGCCCCTGTGCAACCAGAAGTGGTTATGGTACTAAAGGAGATTCAGCCCACAAATATCCAACCACCAGCTTCCACCTCTGGAATCTACTACCCTGTGTCTGCTCAAGCCATCACAGAAACAAGTTTTCAAG ggatggagacttccctggtgatgaaAAATTCCCTGGGATTTCAACCTCCAAGCCAGACATCTTGTGTGACACAAACTCAAGAACTCCCCAGGTCCTGCAGGAGCAGAAATATTCAGATACTTGAGAGTAACCCACCACCTGAACTTGGGGACATTTCAGGGACAGCTCCAGTCCAGAGTGCCAGTAGTCTCCTGGCCCTGCCTCCAGCTCCAAGCCAGGGACAAATAGAGAGTGAGCACTTGGAGGATATTAAAACCAAGCTTTCAAAGCCTCTGGATGCCTACCGGATCCCAAGAGAAAACCAAGAGCCTCCACTACTCCCTTTAGAAATCCCTGATATTCACCAGCTCCTGGCCTGCACTGATGCA CCCCTCAGCCAAGAGGAGCAGCCCGGTTCTGAAAATGCTGATCGGGGAAAGAACAGCCTGAATCTTGAGGACGTAGGCACACTTGAAAATGGGATGGAATCTCGCAGTGGTTTTGCAGACGTTACTACACTGGCAGAGGATATTCACCTTCCCCAGCTCTTTTATTCTTTGAAAGATCTTGATCAATCCAAAGGTCCCAACGTGATCAAAGCCAAAGACACCAGAGCCATTGAGGTGAATCAGGTGCAGGAAAAGCCAAGTGTCATAAAGGTTCCCTCTGCTCAACGCAGGAAGAACAAACATAAAGCCTCTGAGCCTATCAGTGGTGCTCCCAAGGCCAAAATCCAGCCAAAAAATCCAGCGTGCCTGTTAGGGGGAGAAGTGCTTGTATGCCATGCTGCAGTCAGTGACAGGGCTCCTGTGAACACGGCCAAGCATTCCAAAGGCAAACCTCAGAAAGCTGCATCCAGAAAGATCAGCAAAACGAAGAGCCATGGGCAGGAAAGGACCACAAGgaccagaggaaggaagaaggctgAAGAGAATAAGCAGTCAGGGAACAAAGTCAAGGCAGAAGAGAAGCCAACAATTCCCCAGACGAAGCGAAAGCAGCAAACTGGGCTTATCCaagagaactttaaaaagccTCGAACCTCCCTAGGCATGCGCATGCTGGAGCCTGTGAAG GTTTTTCATGCACTGGGGGAGGAGAATGATAAGAAAACTGGGCTCTCTTCCTGTCGGGTCTTGGGAAATTCAAGCAACCCTAAACACCCCCAGGCACCCCCAGCTATCCAGCCATGGTGGCATACCCCACGTGAGGGTAAGAGTCCTGAGAAAACTCAAGTCGAAGCCCAGAAACTAGACAGCAGTGCTGAAAAAGAGTGTCCATCTCCATCCCAGTATGAGCTGCCGCCTCCTGGGAAGGTCAAGTTGATACCTCTGCCGTTTTCTGCCTGGGACAAGCCTCAAGCTCGACCTGCTCCTCGGAGGCCACAGTCTCTGTCCTCTCATTGGCCTGCTGTGGCTGACCGTGCCCAGCTTGCTTCTACTAACTCAGCTCAACCTCCTGCAGTGAGTTCATCCCAGCCAGCTCCTGCCTCTTTGCCGGGTCCTGCCAAACCATCTCAGCCAACTATGACTA CAACCCAACCGCGTTGGACCGACCATACCCAGCCTAGTGTCCCTCAGTCTGCTGCTGCTAGGCCTGCACCCTACAAAACTTCATCTTGCACTTCTCTCCAGCGGGAGCCTGTTCCCCCTGCTGTGACTAAGCGCCAGTCCCCACCCAAGCTCCAAACCCCATTTCTACTCCAAGACTTCAGCGAGCAACCAGTTCCATGGAGGGAACCCAATGTTCCTGAGCCAGTAATGTCAAAGCCCATCGAACAAGAGCAGAGGCCAGAGCGGGAGGCCATGAAGAGACGGGCTCAACAAGAACGTTACAATGCTGCCAAATACACCTCTTTGGGGAAACTGCAATTTTTcattgagaggaaaaaagaaatggaaattgctGACTACTATGGATATGTAAAGTAA